Proteins found in one Bdellovibrio bacteriovorus genomic segment:
- a CDS encoding RNA polymerase sigma factor, which yields MKINLQECTDEELLLKLAEGETKALDILYLRHSGRVLSYALKRGLPQERAEDLLQIVFLQVHRKKHLYDSRYKALAWIYVITRSELKDYRNREIKDFSEWNDSLSQTDGAVPMLEEKEEAATLLAELKPREQEVMKLRYLDELEYEEIAEVLKMSESNIRQIVSRSLKLLRGLGKKS from the coding sequence ATGAAAATAAATTTGCAAGAATGTACAGATGAAGAACTCTTACTAAAGCTCGCTGAAGGTGAAACGAAGGCTTTAGATATTCTCTATTTAAGACATTCTGGCCGCGTGCTTTCCTATGCTCTTAAAAGAGGCCTTCCTCAGGAACGTGCGGAAGATCTTTTGCAGATCGTTTTCTTACAGGTTCATCGAAAAAAGCACCTCTATGATTCTCGTTATAAGGCCCTAGCCTGGATCTACGTCATTACCCGTAGCGAGCTAAAAGATTACAGAAATCGAGAAATTAAGGATTTTTCTGAATGGAACGATTCTTTGTCACAAACGGACGGCGCGGTTCCTATGCTAGAAGAGAAAGAGGAAGCGGCGACACTTTTAGCCGAGCTCAAGCCTCGGGAACAAGAGGTCATGAAACTGAGGTATTTGGACGAACTGGAATACGAGGAGATTGCTGAAGTCTTAAAAATGTCTGAAAGCAATATCCGACAGATTGTCAGCCGCAGTTTAAAATTGTTGCGTGGATTAGGAAAGAAGAGTTAG